GCGGCTGATGAAGAACGCCGGGTTTAATTTTATACGCGGCTCCCATTACCCTCATTCCCAGGCGTTTCTGGATGCTTGCGACCGGGAGGGAATGTGCATGCTGAATGAAGGCGTTTTTTGGGGAATGGGCGGGTTCAAGGAGCATGACAGGTACTGGAATTGCGATGCCTATCCAACGGAAAAGAAGGACCGTATTGCGTTTGAGGAAAGCTGCATGCGCCAGGTGAGGGAGATGGTGCTGCAATTCCGCAACCATCCTTCCATCGTCATCTGGAGCATTAGCAATGAACCGTTTTTCACCAGGCATGGGCCGGAGGCCAGGGCCTTGTGCAACAGGCTTATTGCCTTGGTGAAGGAGCTGGACCCGACGCGCCCCGTGTGCGCCGGGGGAGGGCAGCGCGGAAATTTTGACAAGCTGGGGGACATGGCCGCCTTCAACGGGGACGGCTCCCATGTGAAGACGCCCGGCAGGCCCAGCATGGTGACGGAGTACGGTTCCGTGAGCTGCCGGAGGCCGGGGATGTATGCGCCGGGGTGGGGGGATATGAAGAAGGATAAGGAGGCGGGGATTCGCTATCCCTGGCGCGTGGGAGAGGCGGTCTGGTGCGGCTTTGACCACGGCAGCATCTGGCCTTCCGGCGGGCGCATGGGCATTGTGGATTACTTCCGCATTCCCAAGCGGGCCTGGTACTGGTACAGGAATGAGTTGAGGAATATTCCTCCTCCGGAGTGGCCCGTGGAGGGGGCTCCGGCACAGGTGAAGCTGTCCGCGGACAAGAAGGTCATCAGCCCGGCGGACGGCACGGATGACGTGCATGTGACCGTGAAAGTGGCGGATGCCGCCGGAAAGCGGATAGCCAATGCCGTTCCGGTGACGCTTACGGTGGAATCGGGGCCCGGGGAGTTCCCCACCGGCAAGAGCATCACGTTCATGCCCGGAACGGATATTGATTTGATTGACGGCTGTGCGGCGATTGAGTTCCGGTCTTATTATGCCGGGAAGACGGTGATCAGGGCGTCTTCTCCCGGATTGAAGGGGGATAACCTCCAAATCGTTTGCCGGAATGCTCCGGCTTACGCAGCGGGCAGGAGTCTAGAAACGCGGGAAAGGCCCTACAGGCGTTTTACTGCCAAAGAGAGGGATATCCAGCTGGCGCGGTACGGACGGTCCGAACCCGGAGAGAAAGCCAATTTGGCCGTATTGCGGCCCTGTTCCGCTTCCTCCGGGCTTCAGGAGGCGATGAAGGCTTCCGACGGCGACGATGTTTCTGCATGGCGTCCGTCCGTGGAAGACAAAGCGCCGTGGTGGATGCTGGACATGGAGTTTGAATTCCGTCTGGACCGGGTGGAGGTGAAAGCCGCCGGAAGCTGGAAGGGGCCGGCCCCCGCGGTTCAGGTCAGCAGGGACGGAAGTATCTGGAAAGACATTAACGCCGTTTTGCGCAGGGATGGGACGGAGCTGACCGCAATGTGTCCGGAAGGGACCGGCGCCAGGTACGTACGCATCCGCCTGTCTCCGGGGCAGGGCATTGCGGAAGTGGCCGTATGGCCGGCGGATGCGTCATGAAGGCTCCTGCTTTTCCGGAACGGGAGGCTTTTTCCAGTTCCTGCGCGTACCGGAGTTTCCGGCGTCCTCTTCCGCCCGCTGGCGGCGCAGTTTGTTCCAATAGGCCAGGCGTTTGTTGATTTCCCGTTCAAAACCCCGTTCCGGCGGCCTGTAGAACCGGCGGCGGGGCATGTTGTCCGGAAAGTAGTTTTGACCGGAGAATGCGTCCGGCGCGTCATGATCGTAGGCGTAATTTTTTCCATAGCCCAGTTCCTTCATGAGTCTGGTGGGCGCGTTGAGGATGTGTGCCGGGGGCATCAGGGAGCCGTATTCCCGTGCCGCTTTCCGGGCTGCGCTCCACGCGGTGTAGGCGCTGTTGGATTTGGGGGCGCAGCCCAGGTAGATGATCAGTTCCGCAATCGCCAGCTCTCCTTCCGGGGAGCCCAGGCGTTCATAGGTGTCCCACGCGGCAATGGCCATTTGAAGTGCGGCAGGGTCCGCCAGGCTGATATCCTCCATGGCGAAACGGGTCAGGCGGCGCAGGAGGTAGAGAGGGTCCTCGCCGCCCTCGAGCATGCGCGCGGCCCAGTACAGGGCCGCGTCCGTATCCGATCCCCGCAGGGATTTATGCAGGGCGCTGATGAGGTTGTAATGGCCTTCCCGGTCCTTGTCGTAAACCGGGGCGCGTTGCTGGACAATTTTCAGCAGCGCGTCCGTGTCCAGCATTTCATCGGGCTTGCGGAGGTCAAAGACGCTTTCCATCAGGTTAATGAGGTAGCGGCCGTCTCCGTCTGCCAGTTCTGTCAGGGTGGCGCGCGCCTCCGGCGCGAGCGGAAGTTTGCGCTGAAGAAGGGCTTCCGCCCGTTCAATGATGCTTTCCAGAGCCGGGGCGTCCAGGGAGTGCATGACGAAGACCTTGCAGCGCGAGAGAAGGGCGCTGTTTAGTTCAAAGGAAGGGTTTTCCGTAGTGGCCCCCACCAGCGTAACGGTTCCGTTTTCCACATATGGCAGAAAGCCGTCCTGCTGGGCGCGGTTGAACCGATGGATTTCATCCACGAACAGGAGGGTTCCCTGACCGTATTCCCTGCGCCTGGCCGCTTCGTCAAAGGCTTTTCTCAAATCCGCCATGCCGGAGAAGACGGCGGAGAGAGCTGTGAAATGCATGGACGTGCGCGTCGCCAGAATGCGCGCCAGCGTGGTTTTTCCGCAGCCGGGAGGCCCCCACAGAATAAAGCTGGTCATTTTGCCGGAGTCCGCCATGAGCCGGAGAGGGCCTCCTTCCCCCAGCAGGTGGTCCTGGCCCATGATTTCTTCCAGTGCGGTCGGCCTCAGGCGATCCGCCAGAGGGCGGTCTGCAAAGGCGGCGAACAGGCCCGGCGCATCGTCTTTTTTCATGATGCCCATCATACGCCGCCGGTAAAAGGAAGGCAAGGGGAGCATGAAGGCATTTCAGGCGTTCCGGGCAAAACGGCACGTCATGGAGAGGATGTTGCCCCGGCTTTGAGGGGCGGAAGAGAATTAGGGAGGAAAAAGAAAGATGCCTGAGAAAAACAGTGTATAGGGAACATGATCTTCCGGCATGTTTTCCATGTGTTTTCTGTTCTGTTTTCCGGCGTATGCGGCATGTCCGAGAATGCTCAGAATCAGATCATGCCCCGGCCCGTGTCCGTGAAGGTGGAGGCCAGGGAGGCGGCAAAGCCCGTGAAGCTGGATGAAGGAATGCGCATCGTATGCAGAGAGAAGGGCGGGGAGTTCCGGCATTGGGCGCGTTTGTTGCAGCAGTTTTTGTCACGCGGAACCGGATTGGCTCTGGAAGGGGGCGGAGGCACGGTGATCCGCGCCATTCGCCGCCGGGGGAGGAGACGCCCCGGCTGGGTTGACAGTAAGCCCGCTTGTTACTCGGTTGAGGATTCGGGAGAGTTCGTGTCAATGGCTTCCTGGAGGCGCTCCGTCCGCGCCAGCATGTTTTCCAGAATTTTCAGAATATAAGAACGTGTTGTAGCCGAGTGGTCCGCTCCGCGTACGAAGGAAAGCCCCCGGTACCGTCCTACCGTTTCCAGGCGAAGATTCATATTTTCTCCGGACAGGTCTTCCCCGGCAGGATGAGGGTAATTGGAAGCGGGGCCGCTCAGGGACTTCATTTGCATGGTATCCATATTAAGCAGGCAGCTTTGTATTCCGTTGGTGAAGATCAGGCTGCCCTGATGACGCTTGTTTTCCGGCCACAGCCTGTAAATAGTAACGGCGCTTCTTCCCCCGGGATTGATCAGAATGGCAGGGAAAACATATTTGCCGCCTCCCTTTTTCCGGACGGTCACGTCAAAGTCGCATTCTCCGGAAAATCTGGTCGTGACGCGGGAGGAGAGGCGTACGTCAAAAGGCGCTTCCGGCGGCAGGGGAATCATGGTGGCGGCAGACAGGGGCGATCCCGGAGGGAGTTCCGGAATCGGGAAGGGGAGTGTAATGATGTCAATGGCGCAGCTGATGATGCCGATGATTGCGAACAGCAGGATGCCTTTGTTCCGGAGCTGGGCTGAGAGCATTTTTCCATATTCCTCCGGATAATGCCTGCCTGCGGATGGCTCCTGCCGAAGGTAATAGCCGGTCAGGCGTGAAATGACAATCAGAGCTGCCGCCATGGCTGCCAGCCATGCTAGGGCAAAAGCCAGACTTTCCGCTAAGGGAATTGTGGTGAACAAGCCGAATGTCCCAATAATGAAAGCCGTCAGCAGGAGAAAGACGGCCAGGAAGGTGATGCAGCCTAAAGGGGCCGTGGAGACGGGAATCCAGAAACTGCCGCGTTTGCCGAGGGCTCTCAAAATCAGGATGGCAATGCAGAAAGCAAGGATAGCCAGCGTTGAATAAAAATGTTGAAACAGATAATCGAGCATGGCATGCGGGAAAAACTTGGATAGGCAAGCGGGAAGCGATTCCATGCCGGTTTCCTGAAAGATATCCGGAAACAAGCAGTTTTGCGCCGCGAAATGATAGAAGCCGAATGTTGAACTCCTTTATTATTTTAGCCTTTTTCTATCCTTGCCTGCAAGATTTTTCGTTTACCTGTTCCTCCCCATTTGTTTCTGATATATTTGAAAAACATTGTTTCATAAGAAGATATGAAGGAAATCGGCTCCATTCCTATTAAGTAAAAAAGATGCGGTTTTCTATAAGCGGAGGATTCTGAAAAGATAAAACGCACGTTATGGATAAGAGAGAAAGACGGAAGAATCTGTCAGAGAAGAGGCTGGTTTTTCCTGTTGATGAACGAAACTGCTATACCGGCTTTCCTTTCTCATCCCTTTCAGGAGACCGGGAAAGGGGAAGGGCGCCGACCGGATGTTTACCTGAAAAAGCGTGGGGCGGGCAACTCCGGCCGGGGTGATGAGGCAAAACGCTTTCCCGAAGAAACAGCTACTGCTGTTCCGGTTTCGCCAGCACTTTCCTGAGTTTCGCGAAGCGGGGCAGGGAACATTCCTTCCGCATGGCCGTCTCTCCCTGGATCAGAGGAAGAACATAGTCAATGAACGGCTGTTCCACGCCATTGCCGCGGGCGTTGATCCATTCGCGGGGGACAAGTTTTTCCACATTGGCCACTTCTCCCAGACCTATCAATTTAGTCTTGCAGGAATAAATGCCATTCTCCGTAACCCGTTCAAAAGCTACCATTTTATCCGTCTGGCCGGAAACGGCGGCTTCCACGGCGGCTGTTCCCGCCATATACGCTTCATCAATATCCGTCTTGGAGGCGACATGGGAAGCGCAGCGCTGGAGGAGTGAGAGTTCAATGCTTCTGACTTTGGCTCCGGTTTGCCGCTTGACGGATTCCGCAAGCATGGCTCCCAGGCCGCCCAGCTGCGTATGGCCGAAGACGTCCCTGTCTCCGGATTCCGCGACAAAGCGGCCGTCTGCATATTGCACGCCTTCCGAGACGGCGACCATGCAGCTGCCGTTCTGTCTGTAAATCCGGTCCACATCCTGCCAGAATTCCTCCATGCGGAAGGGAACTTCCGGCAGGTAAACCAAGTCCGGCCCAGCTCCCGCATACGTGGCCAGAGCTGCGGAGCCGGCCAGCCAGCCGGCGTGGCGGCCCATGATTTCCACGATGGTGACGCGTCCCTTGTCGTACACGCGGAGATCCTGGTGAACTTCCATGCAGGAGGTCGCGATAAATTTGGCGGCAGAGCCGAAACCGGGGCAGTGGTCCGTGCCGTGAAGGTCATTGTCAATGGTCTTGGGGATTCCGATGACGCGGCATTCGTAACCGGACTGCTGCATGAATTTGGATATCTTGTTGCAGGTATCCATGGAATCGTTGCCCCCGTTGTAGAAAAAGTAGCGTACGTCGTATTTTCGGAAAATTTCCAGCAGACGGCGGTAATCCGTATCGTCCGCGGATGGGTCGGACATCTTGTAGCGGCAGGAACCCAGGGCCGAGGCCGGAGTATATTTGAGCAGCTCCAGTTCTTCGGAATCCTCCCGGGCCATGTCGAACAGGCGTTCCTTGAGCACTCCCTCAATCCCGTTGGCGGCTCCCAGCACGCGCGTGATCTGTTCGCTTTGCAGGGCGGCTTGAATGGCTCCCAGCGCGCTGGCATTAATGACGGCGGTGGGGCCTCCGGACTGGCCGATGATGCATGCTCCTTTCAATGGGTTCATGGGCAATAATGGATGAGAGAGTTCTGTTGAGTCCCCCCCTTCAACAGCGTTGGAGGCAGGGAATGAAATGATAGTCAACCCTATCCGCAGCCCGGAGGGATGTCAAACATTATCGGTTTTCCGGATGGGGCTGCCAGGGCTGGAGAAAGTGAGGAAGAAAAAAGAGCGGTGGGATCAGTTTTTTTGTCTCCATATTTTTTCCAATACGGAGGCAAAGCGTTCTCCCAGAGCCAGAACTCCATGCGTGCCCAGATGGATGGTATCCGTGGGATAGGGGGTGCGGAAGTCCATGCTGCGCAGCTGGAGATCGTCTGCGGGAACATAAACCGCATTGTTGACGGAGAGGGAAGTACGGGATTCTTCCGCTACATCCTTTTGCCCCTGCCGCACTTCTTCCCTGCCTGGAAAACGGGCCGGAGCGGGCACGGGAAGAACGCTGCCGTAGATAAAGGCCAGATCGGGGGCTTCCAGGTCTGCTCTGATGCGTTTAATCAGGTTGTTCAGGTTGGCGCCGTAAGACAGAGAGTTTTTGATGCCGGCAATGTCCCTTGCGTCTCCTTCTCCCTGTTGCCACACCATGGCTTTCAGGACAGGAGTATATCCCTGTTTTTTCAGGGCTTCCATTCCGTTGCGGACGGTACGGATCAGTTTGACGTATTCTTCCCCTTGCTTATCCTGAGAAGTTTGTCCAGGGTTCCATTGCAGGAAAAGGTTGCTTCCGCTCCGGGCGTGCTTGATGAGGACCCATTTTTTTTGCGGGAATTTTTTCTGCAACGCTGTTCCCAGGCTTAATTCCACGCCAAAACGGTCGGGGGATTCGGAGGCCGGGCTCAAGGGAACAAGCTGTTCTGCCGGTTCTACCCCTTTGAGGGAACCGGAATAGTACAGAAGAATCCGTTTATCCGTCTTGAAGCAGGGAGGAATGTTGTTGACGTACCCTTGCCCTGTGGCGTTTGACTGGCCGCCAATGAGGATAACGTTGATTTCATCCGCATGCAGGGAAGGTGCCAGAAAGACCGGCAGGGAACAAAGCAGCCATGAAAAGAGGAAAAAACGTGCAGAGCATGGCAGTATGGAAACAATCATGGCGGGGATATTCCTGATACGTTTCCGGAAAGAAGATTCTGTCTTCTAAAGGAATTTTTCTTTGCCTGTTGCCAATATATTTTTCTGTTGATGCTTTCCTTTCCGGAAAAAGGTATTATACGGATAAGGAGTGCCGGGAAACGGATTGACCGGGGTATATTTCCGGAATGACAGAAATGCTCTTGATATTTTTCCCGGCTGTCAGGGAGCGGAGCATCCGTATGAGTTTGTGAACCGTTTTTGTCTGGTTCTCTTCATAATAGGTGATAGTGGGCAGCAGGCGTTCCATGAAGGGTTCGTACGTCAGGCTTACCAGGCTGAGCTGGTCCGGAATGCTCAGGGAGCGGGCTTCCACCCAGGAAAGGATAGGAACGACCTGATTGCCCCGCGTGGCTACCAGGGCGGACATATCCGGATGTTCTTTAAACGCTTTGGCAAGGTATTCAAAGAAGAGCGGCGTTTCAAACGGGGAGGGAACCAGGACGGGATTCCATCCCTGTTCCGCAAAACTGAAAAAGCCTTTTTGCATGAGCTGGTGGCCCTTCAATGGATCAGGAGGCAGGCACAGGCCTACTGTTCTGTGTCCCTTGTTCCAGAGGTGCTGCGCCGCATGATGCGTGGTGGCCGCCCAGTGGCGGTCCAGATAGGGTAGGTTGCTGCTCTGGTAGGAGGTGCCGCGCACAATGCAGGGAATGCGGTGCTTTTTGAACCAGAGCTGGGTTTGTTCCGAGGAACGGTGAAGTATCCAGCAGACGCATTCGGATTTGGTAACAAGCTTGGCAAGCCTCTTGTCCGGATTATTGCCTAAAATCCAGGGAGCTTCAAAAATGCGGACGCTGATGCCGTCTTCCTCCA
This region of Akkermansia muciniphila genomic DNA includes:
- a CDS encoding replication-associated recombination protein A is translated as MKKDDAPGLFAAFADRPLADRLRPTALEEIMGQDHLLGEGGPLRLMADSGKMTSFILWGPPGCGKTTLARILATRTSMHFTALSAVFSGMADLRKAFDEAARRREYGQGTLLFVDEIHRFNRAQQDGFLPYVENGTVTLVGATTENPSFELNSALLSRCKVFVMHSLDAPALESIIERAEALLQRKLPLAPEARATLTELADGDGRYLINLMESVFDLRKPDEMLDTDALLKIVQQRAPVYDKDREGHYNLISALHKSLRGSDTDAALYWAARMLEGGEDPLYLLRRLTRFAMEDISLADPAALQMAIAAWDTYERLGSPEGELAIAELIIYLGCAPKSNSAYTAWSAARKAAREYGSLMPPAHILNAPTRLMKELGYGKNYAYDHDAPDAFSGQNYFPDNMPRRRFYRPPERGFEREINKRLAYWNKLRRQRAEEDAGNSGTRRNWKKPPVPEKQEPS
- a CDS encoding sialate O-acetylesterase gives rise to the protein MIVSILPCSARFFLFSWLLCSLPVFLAPSLHADEINVILIGGQSNATGQGYVNNIPPCFKTDKRILLYYSGSLKGVEPAEQLVPLSPASESPDRFGVELSLGTALQKKFPQKKWVLIKHARSGSNLFLQWNPGQTSQDKQGEEYVKLIRTVRNGMEALKKQGYTPVLKAMVWQQGEGDARDIAGIKNSLSYGANLNNLIKRIRADLEAPDLAFIYGSVLPVPAPARFPGREEVRQGQKDVAEESRTSLSVNNAVYVPADDLQLRSMDFRTPYPTDTIHLGTHGVLALGERFASVLEKIWRQKN
- a CDS encoding substrate-binding domain-containing protein, whose translation is MTSLPASSLVETVANKIKQMILSGSLINILPGERELGHRLSVGRETVRKALTLLERDAWIAPARIKVPRRILKTTEEETVKNIFCHPVQEKREILGFLTPLPLKRLAQSVLAEIYTISKILEEDGISVRIFEAPWILGNNPDKRLAKLVTKSECVCWILHRSSEQTQLWFKKHRIPCIVRGTSYQSSNLPYLDRHWAATTHHAAQHLWNKGHRTVGLCLPPDPLKGHQLMQKGFFSFAEQGWNPVLVPSPFETPLFFEYLAKAFKEHPDMSALVATRGNQVVPILSWVEARSLSIPDQLSLVSLTYEPFMERLLPTITYYEENQTKTVHKLIRMLRSLTAGKNIKSISVIPEIYPGQSVSRHSLSV
- a CDS encoding 6-phosphofructokinase; this encodes MNPLKGACIIGQSGGPTAVINASALGAIQAALQSEQITRVLGAANGIEGVLKERLFDMAREDSEELELLKYTPASALGSCRYKMSDPSADDTDYRRLLEIFRKYDVRYFFYNGGNDSMDTCNKISKFMQQSGYECRVIGIPKTIDNDLHGTDHCPGFGSAAKFIATSCMEVHQDLRVYDKGRVTIVEIMGRHAGWLAGSAALATYAGAGPDLVYLPEVPFRMEEFWQDVDRIYRQNGSCMVAVSEGVQYADGRFVAESGDRDVFGHTQLGGLGAMLAESVKRQTGAKVRSIELSLLQRCASHVASKTDIDEAYMAGTAAVEAAVSGQTDKMVAFERVTENGIYSCKTKLIGLGEVANVEKLVPREWINARGNGVEQPFIDYVLPLIQGETAMRKECSLPRFAKLRKVLAKPEQQ
- a CDS encoding glycoside hydrolase family 2 protein — encoded protein: MRKMMACMLGAALCFSMAGAETGVSSAEKVAFPCERMIWNRSWEFRLEDEPGKSTWQTVHLPHTFSLPYFMSDSFYTGRGTYRKKLVMPEEWQGKKVFLDCGAAFQVAEVKVNGKTAGRHEGGYTAFRSDLTPFLKPGENWVEVRVDNRWSPRMAPRAGEHTFSGGLYRNVHLHVCSPVYLPAHGVWVQTPEVTAARGKVRILTEVKNDTGIVRKVTVRHTVREEQSGRVVLRGEKDAELGAGEESRVQADLPPLASPRLWSPAAPNMYRVATELLDEKGQVLDRAENPLGFRTLELTADRGMLMNGKPVYLQGANVHQDHAGWGDAVTDAGARRDVRLMKNAGFNFIRGSHYPHSQAFLDACDREGMCMLNEGVFWGMGGFKEHDRYWNCDAYPTEKKDRIAFEESCMRQVREMVLQFRNHPSIVIWSISNEPFFTRHGPEARALCNRLIALVKELDPTRPVCAGGGQRGNFDKLGDMAAFNGDGSHVKTPGRPSMVTEYGSVSCRRPGMYAPGWGDMKKDKEAGIRYPWRVGEAVWCGFDHGSIWPSGGRMGIVDYFRIPKRAWYWYRNELRNIPPPEWPVEGAPAQVKLSADKKVISPADGTDDVHVTVKVADAAGKRIANAVPVTLTVESGPGEFPTGKSITFMPGTDIDLIDGCAAIEFRSYYAGKTVIRASSPGLKGDNLQIVCRNAPAYAAGRSLETRERPYRRFTAKERDIQLARYGRSEPGEKANLAVLRPCSASSGLQEAMKASDGDDVSAWRPSVEDKAPWWMLDMEFEFRLDRVEVKAAGSWKGPAPAVQVSRDGSIWKDINAVLRRDGTELTAMCPEGTGARYVRIRLSPGQGIAEVAVWPADAS